A single genomic interval of Hyphomicrobium methylovorum harbors:
- a CDS encoding prephenate/arogenate dehydrogenase family protein — MSEAKNKPATPMFKRLALIGIGLIGSSISHAARRAGVVGDIVGCSPSAATREAAVRLGLVSQAFADPVDAVKDADLVILCSPVGTYEKIAAAIGPHLEPGAIVSDVGSVKAAPVREIGQHIPEGVHFIAGHPVAGTEQSGPEAGFAELFDGRWCILTPDDTADKTALAKLVTFWEALGSRVEMMSPQHHDLVLAITSHVPHLIAYNIVNTAAHLERVTDSEVIKFSAGGFRDFTRIAASDPVMWRDVFLNNKEAVLEMLGRFSEDLVALQRAIRFGDGDMLEKTFTDARSVRRGIIQASQDTPQPDFGRHGTKERSS; from the coding sequence ATGAGTGAAGCAAAAAACAAACCGGCCACGCCGATGTTCAAGCGCCTGGCGCTCATCGGGATAGGCCTCATCGGCTCTTCGATCAGCCACGCCGCGCGGCGGGCGGGCGTTGTGGGAGATATCGTCGGCTGTTCGCCAAGCGCCGCAACGCGCGAAGCCGCAGTTCGGCTGGGCCTCGTCTCGCAGGCATTTGCGGACCCGGTTGACGCCGTGAAAGATGCAGACCTCGTTATCCTGTGTTCGCCGGTCGGAACGTACGAGAAGATCGCCGCAGCAATCGGTCCGCATCTCGAACCGGGCGCAATCGTGTCCGACGTCGGCTCAGTCAAGGCCGCGCCCGTGCGCGAAATCGGGCAGCACATTCCCGAAGGCGTTCATTTCATCGCCGGGCATCCCGTTGCGGGCACCGAGCAATCGGGACCTGAAGCAGGCTTCGCCGAGCTCTTCGATGGACGCTGGTGCATTCTGACACCTGACGACACAGCCGATAAAACGGCACTCGCGAAGCTCGTCACGTTCTGGGAAGCGCTCGGTTCACGCGTCGAGATGATGTCGCCACAGCACCACGACCTCGTGCTCGCGATAACGAGCCACGTTCCGCATCTCATCGCCTACAACATCGTCAATACGGCCGCGCACCTCGAACGCGTGACCGACAGCGAGGTGATCAAATTCTCGGCTGGCGGCTTCCGCGATTTCACGCGCATTGCTGCATCCGATCCGGTGATGTGGCGCGACGTGTTTCTGAATAACAAGGAAGCGGTGCTCGAAATGCTCGGCCGCTTCTCGGAAGACTTGGTCGCCCTTCAGCGCGCCATTCGCTTCGGCGATGGAGACATGCTGGAAAAGACATTTACGGATGCACGCTCGGTTCGGCGCGGCATCATTCAGGCGAGCCAGGACACGCCGCAGCCTGACTTCGGCCGCCACGGCACGAAAGAGCGATCGAGCTGA
- the hisC gene encoding histidinol-phosphate transaminase, producing the protein MVTTAPIARPGILDIEAYVPGESKTLGSVEPAKLSSNETPLGPSPAAIAAFQSSAASLERYPDGQATALRRAIAARYGLDAGRIVCGSGSDELLGLLARAYLGPGDEAIYTEHGFLVYRIAILTNGATPVIAPERGLKTDVDEILARVTDRTRVVFMANPNNPTGTYIPIDEVRRLRAGLRPDILLVLDAAYAEYVSRNDYEAGVELVATTTNTVMTRTFSKIHGLAALRVGWAYCPENVADVLNRIRGPFNMSAPAIAAGAAAIADIAHMEHAKSHNDEWLPRVVNDLERLGLKVTPSVTNFVLFHFPEGSKKTAAGADEHLKSKGVILRRVGAYGFPNALRMTIGSEADNTRAIAALAEYLKGAA; encoded by the coding sequence ATGGTGACGACGGCTCCGATCGCCCGTCCGGGAATCCTTGATATTGAGGCCTATGTGCCCGGCGAAAGTAAAACGTTGGGTTCAGTCGAGCCAGCGAAGCTGTCGTCGAACGAAACGCCGCTTGGCCCGAGCCCAGCCGCAATCGCCGCATTCCAGTCGTCGGCAGCGTCTCTCGAGCGTTATCCTGACGGTCAGGCAACCGCTTTGCGTCGTGCAATCGCCGCCCGCTACGGCCTTGATGCCGGGCGCATTGTCTGCGGCTCCGGGTCCGACGAACTCCTGGGGCTTTTGGCCCGCGCTTACCTTGGACCGGGCGATGAGGCGATCTACACCGAGCACGGATTTCTGGTGTACCGCATTGCCATTCTCACCAACGGCGCAACGCCGGTCATCGCGCCCGAACGCGGCCTGAAGACTGACGTGGATGAGATCCTCGCGCGCGTAACCGATCGCACGCGCGTTGTGTTCATGGCCAATCCGAACAATCCAACGGGAACATACATCCCGATCGACGAAGTGCGCCGCCTGCGCGCCGGTCTGCGGCCCGACATTCTCCTGGTGCTCGACGCAGCGTACGCAGAATACGTCAGCCGCAATGACTACGAAGCGGGCGTCGAACTCGTCGCCACGACGACGAACACGGTCATGACGCGCACGTTTTCCAAAATCCATGGGCTCGCGGCTCTGCGTGTCGGCTGGGCCTACTGCCCGGAGAACGTGGCAGACGTGCTCAATCGCATTCGCGGGCCGTTCAATATGTCGGCCCCGGCGATCGCCGCTGGAGCCGCCGCGATCGCCGACATCGCGCACATGGAACATGCGAAGAGCCACAACGACGAATGGCTGCCGCGCGTCGTGAACGATCTTGAGCGCCTCGGTTTGAAGGTCACGCCGAGCGTGACCAATTTCGTGCTCTTCCACTTCCCGGAAGGCAGCAAGAAAACCGCCGCCGGTGCCGACGAACATCTGAAATCGAAAGGCGTCATTCTACGCCGTGTCGGCGCATACGGATTTCCGAACGCGCTTCGCATGACCATTGGTTCGGAAGCCGACAACACCCGCGCAATCGCGGCGCTGGCTGAATACCTCAAAGGCGCCGCCTGA
- the metX gene encoding homoserine O-acetyltransferase MetX — translation MSAAPPDVIASVARQHSEVHTPSSQVVHFDASAPLRLACQQDLAPFSIAYETYGELNADKSNAILICHALTADQYVASRHPITGKPGWWANIIGPGKPIDTDRFFIICTNVLGGCMGSTGPASINPKTGEPYGLQFPIITIGDMVEGQARLMDHLGIDQLFAVVGGSMGGMQVLEWASRFKDRVFAAVPIATAAWHSSQNIAFHEVGRQAVMADPDWAGGNYHAEGKVPRNGLAVARMAAHITYLSEDALHRKFGRALQDRSSLTFSFNADFQVESYLRHQGSTFVDRFDANSYLYITRALDYFDLREGRDGVLANAFRGTQTRFCIVSFTSDWLYPTRESRRIVQALNAVAANVSFVEIESDKGHDAFLLEEPTFHATVKGFLNAAALKRGLPPATETTA, via the coding sequence ATGAGCGCCGCACCGCCTGACGTTATTGCCTCGGTTGCCCGGCAACACTCGGAAGTGCACACGCCGTCGAGCCAGGTGGTGCATTTCGACGCGAGCGCGCCGCTGCGTCTGGCGTGCCAGCAGGATCTGGCGCCGTTTTCGATCGCTTATGAGACTTACGGCGAACTGAATGCGGACAAATCCAACGCCATTCTCATCTGCCATGCTTTGACGGCCGATCAGTACGTTGCCAGTCGTCACCCGATCACGGGCAAACCCGGCTGGTGGGCGAACATTATCGGGCCGGGAAAACCCATCGATACGGACCGCTTCTTCATCATCTGCACGAATGTGCTCGGCGGATGCATGGGGTCTACCGGTCCTGCGTCCATTAATCCGAAAACGGGAGAACCCTACGGGCTGCAGTTTCCCATCATCACCATCGGCGACATGGTGGAAGGGCAGGCGCGCCTGATGGATCACCTCGGCATCGATCAGCTTTTCGCGGTGGTCGGCGGTTCCATGGGCGGCATGCAGGTTCTGGAATGGGCATCGCGCTTCAAGGATCGCGTGTTCGCTGCCGTGCCCATTGCAACGGCGGCGTGGCATTCGTCGCAGAACATTGCGTTTCATGAAGTTGGCAGGCAGGCCGTTATGGCTGACCCGGATTGGGCCGGCGGAAACTATCACGCCGAAGGTAAGGTTCCGCGCAACGGTCTCGCCGTGGCGCGCATGGCGGCGCACATCACATATCTTTCCGAGGATGCGTTGCATCGAAAGTTCGGCCGCGCGCTTCAGGATCGTTCGTCGCTGACATTCTCGTTCAACGCTGACTTTCAGGTGGAGAGCTATCTGCGCCATCAAGGTTCGACGTTCGTCGATCGCTTCGATGCAAATAGCTATCTCTACATCACGCGTGCGCTGGACTATTTCGATTTACGCGAAGGCCGCGACGGCGTGCTGGCGAATGCGTTTCGTGGAACGCAGACCCGGTTCTGCATTGTGTCGTTCACATCCGACTGGCTGTATCCGACGCGCGAGAGCCGCCGCATCGTGCAAGCTCTCAATGCGGTTGCCGCCAACGTGTCGTTCGTCGAGATCGAGAGCGACAAGGGGCATGACGCGTTCCTGCTCGAAGAGCCGACCTTCCACGCCACCGTTAAGGGCTTCCTGAATGCCGCCGCGCTGAAGCGCGGATTGCCCCCGGCGACGGAGACCACGGCATGA
- the metW gene encoding methionine biosynthesis protein MetW: protein MSQADLFTTDGAKARVDHMLIAEMVEAGSRVLDVGCGDGELLRLLSEKRGVDGRGVELQRDKVNACVARGLSVIQGDADRDLDNYPDQAFDYAILSLTIQATRKPQTVLENLLRIGKRAIVSFPNFGHWRVRSSLAFGGRMPVNDNLPDLWYLTPNAHLCTIRDFADLCERIDAKVERAVAFSDYGRPLPIKWSLSMQNLFGEKAVFLLRSSSS from the coding sequence ATGAGCCAAGCAGATCTCTTCACAACCGACGGTGCGAAAGCCCGCGTCGATCACATGCTGATTGCCGAGATGGTGGAAGCGGGATCGCGTGTGCTCGATGTTGGCTGCGGCGACGGAGAGTTGTTGCGGCTGCTGTCGGAAAAACGCGGCGTCGACGGACGCGGGGTCGAACTTCAACGCGACAAGGTCAATGCCTGCGTGGCGCGCGGACTATCGGTCATTCAGGGCGACGCGGACCGCGATCTGGACAACTATCCCGATCAAGCCTTCGATTATGCGATCCTGTCGCTGACGATTCAGGCGACGCGAAAACCGCAGACCGTGCTGGAAAATCTTCTTCGCATCGGCAAGCGCGCCATCGTTTCGTTTCCGAACTTCGGGCATTGGCGCGTGCGCTCTTCTCTGGCGTTCGGCGGACGCATGCCGGTCAACGATAACTTGCCCGATCTTTGGTATCTGACGCCGAACGCGCATCTCTGCACAATTCGCGACTTTGCGGATCTTTGCGAGCGCATCGATGCAAAGGTGGAGCGCGCGGTGGCGTTCAGCGACTATGGCCGGCCGCTGCCGATCAAATGGTCGCTTTCGATGCAGAACCTGTTTGGGGAAAAGGCCGTGTTTCTGCTGCGAAGCTCATCGAGCTAA
- a CDS encoding class I SAM-dependent methyltransferase has protein sequence MPMDVGNLRDFYRTPLGRLVRRELTPAIRARWKNLDGLSVAGAGFSAPYLGTFRLEAARLACLMPARQGAIVWPRMGGCHSVLVGEAQWPLPDNSIDRLLAVHCLEQAERPEPLLREMWRVLKPDGRILVVVPNRRGLWSRLDRTPFGYGLPYSRAQLETQLTDAMFTPSDWGEGLFFPPFRNRFLLRTVPALERFGAAMSIGVAGVIVVEATKEVMAPIGGNLKLSKATATRQTADTAGATGVRRR, from the coding sequence ATGCCGATGGATGTCGGAAATCTTCGAGATTTTTATCGCACGCCGCTCGGCCGGCTGGTCCGCCGTGAGCTGACGCCTGCCATTCGCGCGCGATGGAAAAACCTCGACGGCCTGTCCGTTGCGGGCGCGGGTTTTTCCGCACCCTATCTCGGCACGTTCCGTCTCGAAGCTGCGCGGCTCGCTTGTCTTATGCCCGCGCGCCAAGGCGCCATCGTATGGCCGCGCATGGGCGGTTGCCATTCCGTCCTTGTCGGTGAAGCGCAATGGCCGTTGCCTGACAATTCAATCGACCGCCTACTCGCCGTACACTGTCTGGAGCAGGCGGAACGCCCGGAGCCGCTATTGCGTGAGATGTGGCGCGTGTTGAAGCCTGACGGCCGCATATTGGTCGTCGTTCCAAATCGGCGCGGGTTGTGGTCGCGGCTCGATCGCACGCCATTCGGTTACGGACTGCCTTACAGCCGCGCACAGCTTGAAACGCAGTTGACTGACGCGATGTTCACGCCGAGCGATTGGGGCGAGGGGCTGTTCTTTCCGCCGTTCCGCAATCGCTTTCTGCTGCGCACCGTTCCGGCGCTTGAGCGGTTCGGGGCGGCGATGTCGATCGGCGTAGCGGGAGTCATCGTCGTCGAGGCGACGAAAGAAGTCATGGCGCCGATTGGTGGAAACTTGAAACTCAGCAAGGCCACGGCAACGCGGCAAACTGCGGACACGGCTGGCGCTACGGGTGTGCGCCGCCGTTAG
- the gloB gene encoding hydroxyacylglutathione hydrolase has product MEAFEILLLPCLSDNYAVLLHDPASNETAVIDAPDAAPIKAALAERGWHLSHIFITHHHTDHTAGIAELKAEYGAAVIVPHAEIDRISESTEGVSEASRLTFAGHPVEVIETPGHTLGHVTYVFPDDRIAFTGDTLFSLGCGRMFEGDAQMMWNSLSKITALPDDTRLYCGHEYTANNARFALSAEPENEALVARADEVQRLRAAKSATLPTTVGQEKATNPFLRVGSPAIRSRLGLLHAEDWEVFARLRQLKDKA; this is encoded by the coding sequence ATGGAAGCCTTTGAAATCCTTCTCCTCCCCTGTTTATCCGACAACTATGCCGTGTTGTTGCATGATCCTGCGTCCAATGAGACAGCCGTCATCGACGCGCCGGATGCGGCACCGATCAAAGCTGCGTTGGCGGAGCGGGGCTGGCATCTCAGCCATATTTTCATCACGCATCACCACACCGATCACACGGCCGGAATCGCCGAACTCAAGGCGGAATATGGTGCTGCGGTCATCGTACCGCATGCTGAAATCGATCGCATTTCCGAGTCTACCGAGGGTGTCTCGGAAGCGTCACGTCTCACATTTGCGGGCCACCCAGTCGAGGTAATCGAGACGCCCGGTCATACGCTCGGTCATGTCACGTATGTCTTTCCGGATGATCGCATCGCGTTCACGGGGGATACGCTGTTCTCGCTCGGTTGCGGCCGTATGTTCGAGGGCGACGCACAGATGATGTGGAACTCGCTTTCGAAAATCACCGCGCTGCCTGACGACACACGCCTTTACTGCGGGCACGAATACACAGCGAACAATGCGCGCTTCGCGCTTTCGGCGGAGCCCGAGAACGAAGCGCTCGTTGCGCGGGCGGACGAGGTGCAGCGCCTGAGAGCCGCGAAATCGGCGACCCTGCCGACGACGGTCGGCCAGGAGAAAGCGACCAATCCGTTTCTTCGGGTTGGATCACCGGCGATCCGTTCCCGTCTCGGACTTTTGCACGCAGAAGACTGGGAAGTCTTCGCGCGACTACGACAGCTCAAAGACAAAGCGTGA
- a CDS encoding cupin domain-containing protein, with protein MARDLSAEEIIDILQLEPHPEGGHFRETFRDVSENGERGASTAIYFLLRAGERSHWHSVDAVEVWHYYAGAPLLLQCSAQGGPMQAVRLGPDLIAGEKPQAVVPKGHWQSALSLGAWTLVGCTVAPAFSFDGFHLAPPDFSPAD; from the coding sequence ATGGCCCGCGACCTTTCTGCGGAAGAGATCATCGACATCCTGCAACTTGAGCCGCATCCCGAAGGCGGTCACTTTCGCGAGACGTTCCGCGATGTTTCGGAAAACGGCGAACGCGGCGCGTCGACCGCGATCTATTTTCTGCTTCGCGCAGGCGAACGCTCACATTGGCATTCCGTCGACGCCGTAGAGGTCTGGCACTACTACGCGGGCGCGCCGCTGTTGCTTCAATGCTCAGCGCAGGGCGGGCCGATGCAGGCCGTTCGTCTCGGCCCCGATCTCATCGCCGGAGAAAAGCCGCAAGCCGTCGTGCCGAAGGGACATTGGCAAAGCGCGCTCAGTCTTGGAGCGTGGACTTTGGTCGGATGTACGGTTGCGCCAGCGTTCTCGTTCGATGGTTTTCATCTCGCGCCACCGGATTTTTCGCCCGCTGACTGA
- a CDS encoding NYN domain-containing protein, whose product MKRESSGPVLTTVFVDYDNIYLSLKRKNEDAAKRFAKDCGVWLQGIASGELITSTSPFTAPTQRRIAMNRCYGNPVPRRNTHDNSTDMNSFPFIRHHFLRSGFEVIDCPPLTAQLKNSADIRIVMDVRDILNHETFFDEFIILSGDADFTPLLHRLRAHARRTVVFANDHTAQPYTAISDGEVRESDLLALLTSRAAISGESPREIAQAPQPAIDVEAARKAILGEVIDFVRNAPQAVPLETLADRSVRVVGRDKTIGTNWGGHGSFRDLLLADLPDDIHLSDTAPYTVFDGNRHISASGLIAPQLALPASEQNQREVPREPARPIERPVARETLPSVQKTMAPPQSPPQQARPQPAPQSAFHSTPQQQPQPQPQQRYSQPAQSAPPAPPMSSTRPQGHAPDRVPSAPNQNVAPRQQPQQASPSPYGSEPVRDPSRAAPQQTSLQPSAPTRSPDQATQIQQSIARIHEACQAPALAPAEYRVLFDVMAQELTANGLQGAQTLVNITQRAREFGLDIKRDDLRFIYDVVSESDPWFEQGSSAGLFASRFRNFVVARCRSQGLNLSVDELDLVEAWFSAPHQSAARAAPSYGRGNAAPQAPQQRAAPTSAAAPQSGDKWWNLEESRQHVAEQREAERANAYPQNQAEEEFPRIVRSRFRAS is encoded by the coding sequence ATGAAACGCGAGTCCTCAGGACCCGTCCTCACCACGGTGTTCGTCGACTATGACAACATCTATCTTTCGCTGAAGCGCAAAAACGAAGACGCTGCGAAGCGGTTCGCCAAGGACTGCGGAGTCTGGCTGCAAGGTATTGCTTCGGGCGAGCTGATTACCTCCACCTCGCCGTTCACCGCTCCCACGCAGCGGCGCATCGCCATGAACCGTTGCTACGGAAATCCGGTTCCGCGGCGGAATACGCATGACAATTCCACGGACATGAATTCGTTTCCGTTCATCCGGCATCACTTCCTGCGTTCAGGGTTCGAAGTCATCGACTGCCCGCCGCTGACGGCGCAGTTGAAGAACTCGGCTGATATCCGCATCGTGATGGACGTTCGCGACATTCTCAATCACGAGACGTTCTTCGACGAGTTCATCATTCTTTCGGGCGATGCGGATTTCACGCCGCTGCTGCACAGGTTGCGCGCTCACGCCCGTCGCACCGTCGTGTTTGCAAACGACCACACAGCGCAGCCTTATACGGCGATCAGCGATGGCGAAGTCCGCGAGTCGGATCTGCTGGCGCTGTTGACCAGCCGTGCTGCCATCTCCGGCGAGAGCCCGCGCGAGATCGCGCAAGCACCGCAGCCTGCCATCGACGTTGAGGCGGCGCGCAAAGCCATCCTCGGCGAAGTGATCGACTTTGTCCGCAACGCTCCGCAGGCCGTGCCGCTCGAGACACTCGCGGATCGTTCCGTGCGTGTTGTTGGCCGTGACAAGACGATCGGCACCAACTGGGGTGGGCATGGATCGTTCCGCGATCTTCTGCTGGCCGATCTTCCAGACGATATTCACTTGAGCGATACGGCACCGTACACTGTGTTCGACGGCAACCGGCACATTTCGGCTTCGGGTCTGATCGCGCCGCAATTGGCGCTGCCTGCTTCAGAGCAGAACCAGCGCGAGGTGCCGCGCGAGCCTGCGCGTCCAATCGAGAGGCCCGTTGCTCGCGAAACGCTGCCGAGCGTGCAGAAGACGATGGCACCGCCGCAGTCGCCGCCTCAGCAGGCGCGTCCGCAGCCAGCGCCACAGAGCGCTTTCCATTCGACGCCGCAGCAGCAACCGCAACCGCAACCGCAGCAGCGCTATTCTCAACCGGCGCAGAGTGCGCCTCCAGCGCCGCCGATGAGCTCGACACGCCCACAGGGCCACGCTCCGGATCGCGTTCCGTCGGCGCCGAACCAGAACGTTGCGCCGCGGCAGCAGCCGCAACAGGCGTCGCCTTCGCCCTACGGTTCGGAACCGGTGCGTGATCCGTCGCGCGCGGCCCCTCAGCAAACATCATTGCAACCGTCGGCGCCGACGCGCAGCCCGGATCAGGCAACACAGATCCAGCAGTCGATCGCTCGTATTCACGAGGCTTGCCAGGCGCCTGCTTTGGCTCCCGCAGAATATCGCGTGCTGTTTGATGTGATGGCCCAAGAGTTGACTGCGAACGGCCTGCAGGGCGCACAGACGCTGGTCAACATCACCCAGCGCGCGCGCGAATTCGGTCTCGACATCAAGCGTGACGACCTGCGCTTCATCTATGACGTCGTGAGCGAAAGCGATCCGTGGTTCGAGCAAGGTTCGTCGGCTGGCCTGTTCGCGAGCCGCTTCCGCAATTTCGTCGTGGCGCGTTGCCGGAGTCAGGGCTTGAATCTGTCGGTCGACGAACTCGATCTGGTGGAAGCATGGTTCTCTGCGCCGCATCAGAGCGCCGCGCGAGCTGCGCCGTCGTACGGTCGGGGCAACGCTGCTCCTCAGGCTCCGCAGCAGCGCGCTGCACCGACCTCAGCAGCAGCGCCGCAGAGCGGTGACAAGTGGTGGAACCTCGAAGAAAGCCGCCAGCATGTTGCCGAGCAGCGCGAAGCTGAACGTGCGAACGCTTATCCGCAAAATCAGGCTGAAGAAGAGTTTCCGCGCATCGTCCGATCTCGCTTCCGCGCCAGTTGA
- the phbB gene encoding acetoacetyl-CoA reductase, with protein MARVALVTGGTRGIGHAVSIALKSAGFRVAASYAGNDAAAQAFQAETGIPVYKFDVSNFEATEKAVQQIVKDLGPIEVLVNNAGITRDTMFHKMTKQHWDEVIGTNLNGLFNVTRQVWESMRAKKFGRVINISSINGQKGQMGQVNYSASKAGDLGFTKALAQEGARAGITVNAICPGYIATEMVKAIPQDVLDKAILPQIPVGRLGEPHEIARCVVFLASDDAGFITGSTITANGGQYFA; from the coding sequence ATGGCACGAGTTGCCCTCGTAACCGGAGGCACGCGCGGCATCGGCCACGCAGTCTCGATCGCACTCAAGAGCGCCGGTTTTCGCGTCGCGGCGAGCTACGCCGGAAACGATGCCGCCGCACAGGCCTTCCAGGCTGAAACGGGAATCCCCGTCTACAAGTTCGACGTCTCCAATTTCGAGGCAACAGAGAAGGCTGTGCAGCAGATCGTCAAGGACCTCGGCCCGATCGAAGTGCTCGTGAACAATGCCGGTATCACGCGCGATACCATGTTCCACAAGATGACGAAGCAGCATTGGGATGAGGTGATCGGCACCAACCTCAATGGTCTCTTCAACGTGACCCGTCAGGTCTGGGAAAGTATGCGCGCCAAGAAGTTCGGCCGCGTCATCAACATCTCGTCGATCAACGGCCAGAAGGGTCAGATGGGCCAGGTGAACTATTCCGCGTCTAAGGCCGGAGACCTCGGCTTCACGAAGGCGCTGGCACAGGAAGGCGCGCGCGCTGGCATCACCGTCAACGCGATCTGCCCCGGCTACATCGCAACTGAGATGGTCAAGGCGATCCCGCAAGACGTTCTCGACAAGGCTATCCTTCCGCAGATCCCCGTCGGCCGCCTCGGCGAGCCGCACGAGATCGCACGCTGCGTGGTGTTCCTTGCGTCCGACGATGCAGGCTTCATCACCGGTTCGACGATCACGGCCAACGGCGGTCAGTACTTCGCCTGA
- a CDS encoding acetyl-CoA C-acetyltransferase: protein MSQDASTIVIASAARTPVGSFNGALSTLPASKLGEIAIKAALQRANVQPGDVSEVILGQVLTAAQGQGPARQASVGAGVPVDAPAWGINQICGSGLRAVALGMQQILTGDAKIVVAGGQESMSQSNHASHMRNGTKMGDVKFTDTMVKDGLWDAFNNYHMGTTAENVARQWQITREDQDKFAVASQNKAEAARKAGKFKDEIAPVTIKGKKGDTVVDQDEYIKEGVTIDSIAKLRPAFDPKEGTVTAANASGINDGAAVVVLMTAEEAKKRNIKPLARIVSWASTGVDPSIMGTGPISASKKALEKAGWTINDLDLIEANEAFAAQALAVNKGLGWDTEKVNVNGGAIAIGHPIGASGARILNTLLFEMQRRDAKKGLATLCIGGGMGVAMCVARD from the coding sequence ATGAGCCAGGATGCTTCGACAATCGTAATCGCAAGTGCCGCGCGCACACCCGTTGGCTCATTCAACGGCGCTCTGTCAACGCTGCCTGCTTCGAAGCTGGGTGAAATCGCCATTAAGGCCGCCTTGCAGCGTGCGAATGTACAGCCCGGTGACGTCTCGGAAGTTATTCTCGGCCAGGTTCTGACCGCGGCACAGGGCCAGGGCCCTGCGCGTCAGGCGTCCGTTGGCGCTGGCGTTCCCGTCGATGCTCCGGCCTGGGGCATCAATCAGATTTGCGGATCGGGTCTGCGCGCTGTCGCTCTCGGCATGCAGCAGATTTTGACCGGTGACGCGAAGATCGTCGTCGCTGGTGGCCAGGAAAGCATGAGCCAGTCGAACCATGCGTCGCACATGCGCAATGGTACCAAGATGGGCGACGTGAAGTTCACCGACACAATGGTCAAAGACGGCCTGTGGGACGCTTTCAACAACTACCACATGGGCACGACCGCAGAGAACGTTGCGCGCCAGTGGCAGATCACGCGCGAAGATCAGGACAAGTTCGCCGTCGCTTCGCAGAACAAGGCCGAAGCCGCACGCAAGGCTGGCAAGTTCAAGGATGAGATCGCGCCCGTCACCATCAAGGGCAAGAAGGGCGACACCGTCGTCGACCAGGACGAGTACATCAAGGAAGGCGTCACGATCGACTCGATCGCGAAGCTTCGTCCCGCATTCGATCCGAAGGAAGGCACCGTCACGGCCGCGAACGCTTCGGGCATCAATGACGGCGCCGCCGTGGTTGTTCTGATGACGGCCGAAGAAGCCAAGAAGCGCAACATCAAGCCGCTCGCACGCATCGTGTCCTGGGCATCGACCGGCGTCGATCCGTCGATCATGGGAACCGGCCCGATCTCCGCTTCGAAAAAGGCGCTCGAGAAGGCTGGCTGGACGATCAACGATCTCGATCTCATCGAAGCCAACGAGGCATTCGCTGCACAGGCACTCGCCGTGAACAAAGGCCTCGGCTGGGATACTGAGAAGGTCAACGTCAACGGCGGTGCGATTGCTATCGGCCACCCGATCGGCGCTTCGGGCGCGCGCATCCTGAACACGCTGTTGTTCGAAATGCAGCGCCGCGATGCCAAGAAGGGCCTCGCAACGCTGTGCATCGGCGGCGGCATGGGCGTCGCTATGTGCGTCGCTCGCGACTAA
- the phaR gene encoding polyhydroxyalkanoate synthesis repressor PhaR, which produces MLTNPDPQAQAPKREAVVVKKYANRRLYNTETSTYVTLEDLAKMVRGDRDFVVYDAKNGDDLTHAVLTQIIVEQESREGGQALLPIPFLRQLIRFYDDSIARMVPSYLQFSLEHLAKEQTRFREQFASAFSNPAAAFEFYQQQARQNMAMFEQAMSMWASFGAAASPPRSGAKPGEGEAAGTAQSAPASGGEHNELNELKSQLSAMQQKIEKLSQSRT; this is translated from the coding sequence ATGTTGACCAATCCCGACCCGCAAGCCCAGGCTCCGAAGCGCGAAGCCGTCGTCGTAAAGAAGTATGCGAACCGACGGCTTTATAACACGGAGACGAGCACATACGTCACGCTCGAAGATCTTGCAAAGATGGTGCGTGGCGATCGTGACTTTGTGGTTTACGACGCCAAGAACGGCGATGATCTAACACATGCCGTGTTAACCCAGATCATCGTGGAGCAGGAAAGCCGCGAAGGCGGTCAGGCGTTGTTGCCAATTCCGTTCCTGCGCCAGCTCATTCGTTTTTACGACGACAGCATTGCTCGCATGGTGCCGAGCTACCTTCAGTTCAGCCTCGAACATCTGGCGAAAGAGCAAACGCGTTTCCGCGAACAGTTCGCTTCGGCGTTTTCAAATCCAGCAGCAGCGTTCGAATTTTACCAGCAGCAAGCACGCCAGAACATGGCGATGTTCGAGCAGGCGATGTCGATGTGGGCGTCGTTTGGTGCGGCTGCCAGCCCGCCGCGTTCAGGTGCCAAGCCCGGCGAAGGCGAAGCGGCAGGAACCGCTCAGAGCGCGCCCGCCAGCGGCGGCGAGCACAACGAACTCAACGAGCTGAAATCGCAGCTCTCTGCCATGCAGCAGAAAATCGAGAAGCTCTCTCAGTCACGAACCTAA